A genomic window from Flavobacterium hankyongi includes:
- a CDS encoding CTP synthase produces MNQTKYIFVTGGVTSSLGKGIIAASLAKLLQARGYRTTIQKFDPYINVDPGTLNPYEHGECYVTDDGAETDLDLGHYERFLNVPTSQANNVTTGRVYLSVIEKERRGEFLGKTVQVVPHITNEIKERMQLLGQSGDYDIVITEIGGTVGDIESLPYIESVRQLLWELGDNNGIVIHLTLVPYLSAAGELKTKPTQHSVKTLMESGIKADILVCRTEHEISQDLRQKLALFCNVKKEAVIQSIDASTIYDVPNLMLEEGLDKVALKKLDLPEKATPDLKQWNEFLHRLKNPKHEINIGLIGKYVELQDSYKSILEAFIHAGAANETKVNVISIHSEHLDAKTAEEQLKGLDGILVAPGFGERGIEGKIETVRYARENKVPFFGICLGMQMAVIEYSRNVLGHVDANSTEMNQNTSHPVINLMEEQKNITDKGGTMRLGAWKCHLEENSLAYKIYGKQDILERHRHRYEFNGDYLEALQNAGLKASGINPDTGLVEVIELDNHPFFIGVQYHPEYKSTVANPHPIFVKFVEAAVKNKK; encoded by the coding sequence ATGAATCAAACAAAGTATATTTTTGTTACAGGAGGTGTTACTTCTTCTTTAGGAAAAGGTATTATTGCAGCTTCGTTAGCAAAATTATTGCAAGCAAGAGGTTACCGAACGACTATTCAAAAATTCGATCCTTATATCAATGTGGATCCAGGAACCCTGAATCCTTACGAGCACGGAGAATGTTATGTGACAGATGATGGGGCAGAAACAGATTTGGATTTAGGTCACTACGAGCGTTTTTTGAATGTGCCTACTTCACAGGCGAATAACGTAACTACTGGAAGAGTATATCTTTCGGTTATTGAGAAAGAAAGAAGAGGAGAATTTTTAGGAAAAACAGTTCAGGTGGTACCTCATATCACTAACGAAATCAAGGAGCGTATGCAGTTGCTTGGACAAAGTGGTGACTATGACATTGTGATTACAGAAATTGGTGGAACTGTTGGTGATATAGAATCGTTACCATATATAGAGTCGGTTCGTCAATTGTTATGGGAATTGGGAGATAATAATGGAATTGTGATTCATTTAACATTGGTTCCTTATTTGTCTGCTGCAGGTGAGTTAAAAACAAAACCTACACAACACTCTGTAAAAACATTAATGGAAAGCGGAATCAAAGCAGATATTTTAGTTTGTCGTACCGAGCATGAAATTTCTCAGGACTTACGTCAAAAATTAGCTTTATTTTGTAATGTAAAGAAAGAAGCTGTTATTCAATCGATAGATGCTTCAACAATATATGACGTTCCTAATTTAATGTTGGAAGAAGGCCTGGATAAAGTGGCTTTAAAAAAGCTTGATTTACCTGAGAAAGCGACACCAGATTTAAAACAATGGAACGAGTTCTTGCACAGACTGAAAAATCCAAAGCACGAAATTAATATTGGTTTAATAGGTAAATATGTTGAATTACAAGATTCTTATAAATCTATATTAGAAGCTTTCATTCACGCTGGAGCCGCAAATGAGACAAAAGTGAATGTAATTTCAATTCATTCTGAACATTTAGATGCCAAAACGGCAGAAGAACAGTTAAAAGGATTAGATGGTATACTTGTTGCTCCAGGATTTGGCGAGAGAGGAATTGAAGGAAAAATTGAAACAGTGCGTTATGCTCGTGAGAATAAAGTTCCTTTCTTTGGAATTTGCTTAGGAATGCAAATGGCTGTAATAGAGTATTCTCGTAACGTGTTAGGTCATGTTGATGCGAACTCGACAGAAATGAATCAAAACACTTCTCATCCAGTGATTAACTTGATGGAAGAACAAAAAAATATTACTGATAAAGGCGGAACTATGCGTTTAGGAGCATGGAAATGTCATTTAGAAGAAAATTCATTGGCATACAAAATTTACGGAAAACAAGATATTTTGGAACGCCACCGTCACCGTTATGAGTTCAACGGTGATTATTTAGAAGCATTGCAAAATGCTGGTTTAAAAGCATCAGGTATTAATCCTGATACTGGTTTGGTAGAAGTGATAGAATTGGATAATCATCCGTTTTTCATTGGAGTACAATACCATCCAGAATATAAAAGTACAGTAGCAAATCCGCATCCTATTTTTGTCAAGTTTGTGGAAGCAGCTGTGAAAAATAAAAAATAA
- a CDS encoding DUF3820 family protein yields the protein MTTNKDLLIKLAHTKMPFGKYEGRYLIDLPEHYVVWYSQKGFPKGQLGEQLQLVHELKLNGLEELVRNIKRNFPKP from the coding sequence GTGACTACTAACAAAGACCTCCTCATAAAACTTGCACATACAAAAATGCCTTTCGGGAAATACGAAGGACGCTATCTTATAGACTTACCCGAACACTACGTAGTTTGGTATTCCCAAAAAGGATTTCCAAAAGGACAATTAGGGGAACAATTACAACTGGTTCATGAGTTAAAACTTAATGGATTAGAAGAACTGGTTCGTAACATTAAAAGAAACTTTCCCAAACCATAA